Below is a genomic region from Nitratidesulfovibrio sp..
GCGCCGGGCCATGGTGGTGCGCAGCACCTTCAGCGAGCAGCCGGTGTCCTTCACCGTCTCGCCGGTCAGGCGGTTGCGGATGGCGTTGGCCCACCTGGAGGCGATGCGCTTGGCAAAGGTGTCCTTGCGCTTGGCGCGCCAGCCGATGACCATGTCGTACCCGCGTTCGAATTCGATGAGCATGGCGGGGATGTCGGCGGGGTCGTTCTGCAGGTCGGCGTCCATGGTCACGATGACCTCGTGGCGCGCGGCCTGGAACCCGGCGGCAAAGGCGGCGGACTGCCCGCAGTTCTTGCGGAACGACAGGTAGCGAATCTGGGGATGTTCCGCCGCAAGGGCCTTGATGACCTCGAGGCTGCGGTCCTTGCTGCCGTCGTCCACGAACAGCACTTCCCACTCCTTGCCAAGGTTGGCGATGGAGCGGCGGATTTCCTCGAACAGGGCGGGCAGGTTGTCCTGTTCGTTGTACACGGGCAGCACGACGGAAAGAGAGGTAATGTTCTGCATGGCCCGCACTACATAAGGAATTTGCCCGGCGATGTAAATGCGCTGTTGACAGCCCGACCACCCCCGCGTATACACACCTTCTTCGCTGGGGAGGCAGTCCCCACATCGTGTCGCGGGGTGGAGCAGCTCGGTAGCTCGTCGGGCTCATAACCCGAAGGTCGTCGGTTCAAATCCGGCCCCCGCAACCAGAAAGACAAGCCCTTATGGAAATCTTCCATAAGGGCTTTTTCTTTTTCCTACCCTATTCCTATCCCAGGTTTGTTAGACGGTGGCATTTGACTTGTGCTTTTCGTGTGAGTTGTCGCCATAGTCGAGAAATTTCGCCACCTGAGTTGAGAACGGCGATTTCTCAGGTTGGTGGGCTGGCCTCGTGGCTGCCACGAGCAGGCGCGCTGTGTGAGCCTTCGGGACTGGCCGCGATATCAAGATCATATGCCGTGAGCGACACTTGAAATCGCGGGGCTGGTTGTGATGCTGGCCCCGTTTTCGCCATGCATTCACTGGCAGTTGCCAGCTTTCGGGCCAAGTCAGGAAGGTTTTCTTTTGTCTGGTCACCTTCGCTTTTGCTTCACCATGCTCCCCCATGGAAATTGCGTGTCCTTCCCGGCATGACACGTCGCATGCGCACGGCGTGCACGCGACAGGATGGCTTCGGGGGGTTCCGGGCATGGGGCCCTGTGCCCCGGCGGCAGGGCAGCGTCGTGACGTCCCCGTTTCCGTCGCGAGAGCATCAGACTGTGACCCCACGAAACGGAGTCCATCATGACACCTTTTCGTGGGGCGATCCGGGGGGGCCGCAAGAGGGCTGGCCTCGTGCACCAGGTCGTGTCAGGCCTTGAGGAAGGTCAGCAGGTCGGTGTTGAGTTGAACCTTGTGCGTATCGGCAAGGCCATGGGATCCGCCCGGATAGATTTTCAACGTAGCGTTTCTGATGAGTTTCGACGAAAGCATGGCCGAGGTGGCAAGGGGAACTATCTGGTCGTCATCGCCATGGATGACAAGCGTCGGAACGTCGAACTTTGCCAGATCTTCGGTAAAATCCGTCTCGGAGAAGGCCTTGATGCATTCGAGTTCATTTTTGAGGCCGCCCTGCATTCCCCGCCACCGAAAGGTGTCCAACATGCCCTGCGTAACCCTGTGCCCCATGCGCGTCGCGCTGTAGAACGCACTGGCCAGATCCATGAAGAATTGCGCCCTGTCTTCGGTGACACCGGCGCGGATCTTGTCGAAGGCCTCCATCGGCAGGCCGTCGGGGTTGGCTTTGGTCTTTAGCATCAGTGGCGGTACCGCGCTCAGCAGGACGGTTTTGGCGATACGTGATGTTCCGTGGCGACCGACGTAACGGGCGATTTCGCCGCCGCCAGCGGAGTGACCGATCAGGGTAACGTCGTCAAGCGACAGAGTGTCGAGCAGTTCTGCCAGGTCGTCTGCGTAGGTATCCATGGTGTTGCCTTGATCCGGCTGACTGGAGCGCCCGTGACCGCGACGGTCGTGGGCGATGCAGCGATAGCCGTGAGCGGCCAGGAAGACCATCTGGGATTCCCAGGCATCCCCATTGAGCGGCCACCCGTGGCTGAAGACCACGGGTGGTCCCGATCCCCAATCCTTGAAGTAGATTTGCGTGCCGTCCTTGGTGGTGAACGTACTCATGGTCGTCCCCTTTGCCGGTGCTTTGCCGGCGTGGTGTTACTGTGGAAAGTCGGTTGGCCTGGGCAGGGAAGGGGAGCGCTTGCAACAGCCAGAACCTGAAAATGATGCCTGCCGTGGCAACCCTGTCTGCGGCGAGCGTGCAGTTTCGATGGCGGAATCCGGCTGTGGCGTTCAGCCCTTGTGGTCGGTTGCCATCCTTTCGGGTTGACCACAGGCGCCATGGTCAGGGATGGCTGCCAATTTCTCGTGCGGCAGCCTTGCGAGATGCGGAGAGGCATTGGCGGCAATTGTGTCGAGTGAGATTTTTCACGCAGATAACGCGAAAGAGATGGGCCTGTTGTCTGCAAGCATGTGGAGCATGCGCACAAATGCATGGTGCCTCCGTGCGGTTGCTATGCGTTCCAGTATGACATTGGCAGTGTCGTTTCGGGGTGTCGGTGCGCTCTCACACATATTGCATCCAAGGATGCGCCATGCTGTCCTGGTGGCGTGATGACGCATCAGAATGCGCCGGGAGAGGGGCGATGAATCACGAGCGCGATCGGCAGAACCCTGGCGTCGGGTTTTTGTCTGGTTTTTTTGCCAGGTGGCGCGCAAAAAAAGAGTCGAAGCTTCGGATAGCGCGCAGTGGCCGCCCGCAGGGCGGACTTGGCTGGGGGTCCGGGAGCAGGGGGGGCATCAGGCTTGGCCGAAGGGGCGACTACTGCTTGCCGAGATCAGCTGAGATTCTGGCGGCGGTGAAGAGCGCCGAGCGGCAAGCCTGGGGGTATGTGGGATGGCGAACAGACAATCGGACAGTGGTCAATCAATCTGCGAGAAAGGGAATCCCCTTTGCTCTCGTGCTGTCGTCTGCGTCTTAGGCACCAATGCAAGAGTCGTTGCGCGGTGCAGGGAAGGCTCTGATGAACAGGTGGGGCATTGTCATGCACGCCAAGCCGACCATCGTGCAGGTTTGCAGCGTGAGTGTCTCAGACGTTGTCTGTTGCCACGTTCCGGTGGGAAATCTTGAGGCGTCTGCACCAGTCCCGCAGCGCGTCATCATCGCGAAACAGACGTTCGGTAAAGGCTATCCCCACGAATTTGTGGTATATCCACTCGACACTGCCGGGTATCCGGTTGAGTGTGTGATAGCAGGGTGGCAGCATGTCGGTGACTGTGCAGCAAGTTCCTTCATCCACATCGTCCAGTCCGAACTCCGTTTGAAATTCCACAAGCATGCCTCCTGTCCCGATATTTCGAACAATAGCAACTACATCAGGATAATCCTTGAATTTTATGGAACATACAATCGGACTCATGAGTTCGAGTCGTTGTGTATTTCGTTTTTCAATATGACTTTTTGACAATATATTGTCACAATTGTGGTCATTAAGAGTCATTATTTCTCCTGTTTTTGATTATCTATTTGATTTGTAAATATTTACGTATTTCTTATGGGAGTTTTTATGAGTTTTTTTGGTGTTCGAGTTTCTTTATAGTATAATAAGGTGTAGTGCCATAAATACTTGTTGTATATTTTTGTTTGTCAGTTGATGGTGGTTTAAAGTGTCCGCATGTGTGCCATTTGATTTTATAGAGTAAGCTAGCACCCGCTGCGGAGGTAATGTATGGCAAATGTTCTGGTTATTGGCAATCAAACGGACCTGCACACGCATCTGGTCCGCATGCTTGTGCCAAACGGGCATTCGCTGACGGCGGTGTCGTCGGTCTCCGAGGGTATTCATTACTGCGGCAAGGGCGCGTGTGATCTTGTGGTCATCGAGGATGACCTCGCGGCACAGGTGCCAACGGGGGTTGCATCTTTTCGGGCCACCGGGGCCTCGCCCCAGGTCGTTGTCGTTACCGAAAAGGCCGACCCGAAGCTTGGGGAAAACGCCCTGCTCGAAGGCGCGCTCAATTACATGCGCAAAGGGGCGGCTCCCCGCGCCATCAGCACTCTGCTCGACAGGATGGCCGTCAAGACAGTCGGTTCCGACATCGATGACGCGCCGCCCACTTCCGATTTCGGCATCTATGGCAGTTCCCCCCGGCTTCGGAGCGTGTTCGACCTTATCTACCGTTCTCGCGCCTCGGATATAAGCGTGCTTATTCAAGGCGAAACGGGCACCGGCAAGGAGTTGTTCGCCAAGGCCATCCACAAGCTGAGCCTGCGGCGCGATGGGCCGTTGGTGACCGTGGATTGCGCATCGTTGCCAGAACAACTCGTTGAAAGCCTGCTGTTCGGCTATTCCCAAGGTGCGTTTACCGGTGCGGCCCGTTCGCGCGAAGGGCTTATCAAACAGGCGGATGGCGGCACCCTTTTTCTGGACGAAGTGGGTGAATTGCCCTTGTCGCTACAGAAGAAGTTCTTGCGGGTATTGCAGGAGCGGCGCTTTCGCCCCGTTGGGGGCGGGCAGGAAGTCCATAGCGATTTCCGTCTCATTGCCGCAACGAACAGGGACCTGCATGAAATGATCCGCCAGAAGCTGTTTCGTGACGATCTGCTGTATCGGTTGCGGACGCTGAAGATCGAACTGCCGCTTCTGCGCGAGAGGGGGCACGACGTCATTGAAATTGCCGAACAGTTGCTTCGTGACCGTGCCCAGGCGGCAGGTACCGCGCCCAGGCAAATGTCGGCGGAATTCAAGGCGCGCCTGCTTGCCTATGACTGGCCCGGTAATGTCCGAGAACTCGTCAATGTCATCGAAAGCACGCTTGCGGTGGCGCAAGACGGGGAAACGTTGTTTGTCGAGCAATTGCCGTCGGGCATACATGCGCGGATGATTCAGTCGAGCTGCATCCGCTGGAGTCAGGACGGCACCGACCCCATGCCCGAGGCGGAACACAGCCCGTCTTCGAACGGGGCAGCAAGCGCTGAAGGCGCTTTCCAGCACGCGGAGCCGCCAGTTGCTGTCGCCGAACGCGGGCCCCGGCGTGGCCCCAAACGCGGAGACGGACGCAGGGTGACACCCGAAGCTTCTCTGCCATCGCCGCAGGATCTGGGTGGGGTATCCGATTCGCCCAAAGCTCGACCGCAGCCCATGGAAAAGAACCCGGCGATGCTGCCGCTGCCGTCGTTTCGTGAAGGTCGCCGCGAGGCGCTGGAGGCCTTCGAGCAGACCTATCTCGCCAATCTGCACGCAGTGGCCAAGGCAGACATCCGCCAGGCCGGCGCGTTGTCCAACCTGTCACGGGCACGGGTTTACGAGCTTTACCGCAAGTACAACATCGCGCGTTGACGCCCGATAGCCGTCAGCTGTCCACCTGGCCGCAGGTGTGCGTGCCGACCAGTGCGGGGGCGCGAAACGGAACCCATCCGATGATCATCGAAATCGCCTGCCGCAACCTGTTTCACGATCGCGTACGACTGGCGGTGACGCTGACCGGCATCGTGTTCGCGGTGGTGCTTGTCGCCATTCAGAGCGGGCTGTTTCTCGGATTCATCACTACCATATCCGGTGTTGTGGACAACAGCAGGGCCGACGTGTGGGTGACATCTCGCGGCGTGAAGACGTTCGATATCGCCATGCCCATGCCGGAAAGCCGTGTGCAGCAGGTGCTGTCCGTACCGGGTGTTGCGGATGCTGGCCGCATGGTTGTAGATTTTTCGTTTTGGAAAAAGTTTGGTGGGGGGCAGGAATCCATAGAAATTGTGGCCTTCGACAGCAGGAAAGGCCTTGGTGGTCCATGGAACATGGTCCGAGGTGGGGTGGACATGCTTGACGCGGACGGCGCTGTGATCATGGACGCCCTTTACATGGATAAATTGGGAGTGCGGAATTTTGGAGAAGAGGTAGAGATTGTATCGAGCCGTGCGCGGGTGATGGGATTTACGCTTGGTATACGTTCGTTCACAACGTCGCCGTATGTGTTCACGGATTACCGAAACAGCCATTTGTATTCACGCTTCGCCCAGGGGCAGGTCACCTACGTGCTGGCCACTGCGGTACCCGGCCTTGCCGCTCAGGCGTTGCGTGACCGTATCGCTGCGCAGGTGCCTGACGTGGACGTGTTCACCACCAGCGAATTCAGCCGCAAGACCAGAGAATACTGGATGCTGAGCACGGGTGCCGGGGGGGCGCTTGTGTTGGCGGCGGTGCTGGGGCTTGTGGTGGGCATGGTCGTCGTCGCCCAGACGCTGTACGCCACCACCATGGATCACCTGCCGGAATTTGCCACGTTGAAGGCCATGGGGGCGCCGGACGGGTATATTCTGCGCATCCTGTTGGCGCAGGCGCTGATCAGCGCCGTGCTCGGGTACGGCACGGGCATGTGCGTGTGTTACGCGGTCGCCTACCTGCGCCGTTACGGCGAAACAGCCATCGTGCTGCCGTGGCAGACGGCTGCGGGCATGTTCGCGCTGACGCTGGCCATGTGTGTCGGCGCTTCGTTCATTTCCATCCGCAAGGTGCTGCATATCGACCCTGCCGTGGTCTTCAGGGGGCGTTGATGGCGGCGTCCATTCTCGAGGCCCGCGACATCGGCATGGTGTTCGGCAGTGGCGACAGCGTGCAGCACGCACTGCGCGGCGTCTGCCTTTCGGTGAGCGCGGGCGAGGTGCTGATGCTGCGCGGGCCGTCTGGCAGCGGCAAAACCACGCTGCTTTCCATCATGGGTGGCATCCTTTCACCCACGCAAGGCGAACTGTACATCGACGGCCACCCGATGACGGGTCTCTCCCCGCGTGAACGTTCCCGCTTGCGATTGCGTTACTTCGGCTTCATCTTTCAGGAATACAACCTTTTTACCACCCTTTCATGCGTGCAGAACGTGCAGGTGGCGCTCGACCTGCGCGGTGTGCCCCGTGAACAGGCGCGAAAGCTGGCTGCCGATACCCTGCGCGAGGTGGGGCTTGGCGCAAAGCTGCACGAAAGCCCTGCCCGGCTCAGCGGCGGGCAGAAGCAGCGCCTTGCCGTGGCCCGTGCGCTGGCGGGCGACCCGCTGGTGTTACTGGCCGACGAACCCACGGCAGCACTGGATTCGGTGAACGGCCTCATGATCATGGCACTTCTGCGCGATCTTGCCCACGCACGGGGCCGAGCCGTCATCGTCGTTACCCACGACGATCGCATCACGCCCTATGCAGACAGGGTGGTCCATATCGAAGACGGGCGGATTTCGCCCGTGGGAGAGGTAACCGCATGAAGCGCCCCCTGCTGATCGTGTTGGTGATTGCCGCCGCGGGAATCCTGTTCGCCTTCGCCCGGACGGCGGAGGGGCCGCAGGTGGAATCACTGCCCGGCACGGCAGCGGCGATCAGCGTGGAAGGGCGCCCGGCAGGCTGGATCGTTGCGTCGGGCGTGGTGGAGCCGGTGACCAAGGAGTTGGTGCTCGGCTTTGAAATGAGCGGCGTGGTGGAAGAGGTGATGGTTGCCGAAGGCGCCGTTGTCGACAAGGGGCAACCCCTTGCGCGGCTGCGCCATGAAGCGGAACTGGGCCAGTTGGACGCGGCACGGGCACAGGCACTGGTGGCGCTTGCCGAGTACGAGAAGGTGACCACAGGTGCGCGGCCTTCCGAAAAGAGCGAGGCGCTGGCCCGGGTGCGGCGCACGCGCGCGGTCATGGAGCAGATGCAGCACGAGGCGGAACGACGCAGGCGTCTGGTCCGCCAGCGAACCATTTCCGCAGAAGAGGGGGAGCGCGCCTGGCTCGACCTGCGCGTGGCGCAGGAGCAGCATGAAGAGGCCTTGCAGCAGTATTCCCTTGTGGCGGATATGTTCCGCCGCGAAGACATCATCAAGGCCGAGCAGCAATTGGCGGCGGCCAATGCGAACGTGCGCGTGGCAGAGGCCGTGTTGCGCAAGACCGTGCTGCGCGCCCCGGTGGCGGGCAGGGTGTTGCGTGTGCATGGCGAGCCGGGCGAGGTGTTTTCCATCTTCGCGCCCGCCCCCGTCATCAGCATCGGCGACGTATCATCGCTCAACGTGCGCGTTGAGGTGGATGAACGGGACATCGGGCGCGTGCTGCTCGGCCAGTCCGCCTATGTCATGGCCGATGCCTTCGGTTCGTCGCGTTTCCAGGGCAAGGTGACGCGTATCGTGCTCAGCCTTACCCCCAAACGCCTTCGTACCGGCAATCCGGCAGAGCCGGTGGACCGCAGCGTGCTTGAAGTGCTGGTGACGCTGGACGCCCCCGGCCCCCTGTTGAGCGGGTTACGCATGGACGCCCACATCGACGCCAGCGCCGTGCCCCTGCCCGAATGATTTCCCGCTTATCTGCCCGGATTCGGCATGCGGAAAGGAAACCCGCGCCATGACACATCGTGTGCCTTCCGCGCCGCTTTCTGCCATGCTGCCCAGGATAGTTCCGTATCTCGCGTACATGGGTTTTGTCTTCGTGACGGAGGTCGCCGGGCTGCTGGGCCTGCCGGTGGCAGGTGCGTCAAGCCTGCTGTACCCGGTGAAGGCCGTCTGCGTTGCCGTGGCCCTGTGGGTATGCCTGCCCCGGTGCGGCGAGTTGCGCGTGGCGGACCTTGCACGCCTGCCGGACACGGTGTTCGCCGTGGCGGTCGGCGTTATCGTGTTCGTGGCATGGAGGTACCTCGACGTTCCGTGGGCACGCCTGGGCACGCCGGAACCGTTCGACCCCGATGCGTTGGGAGAGAAGGCGCGCACGGCGATGATCGGCATGCGTCTGTTCGGCGGTGGGGTGCTGGTGCCGCTGGCGGAGGAACTGTTCTGGCGTTCCTTTCTTATCCGCTACCTGCAGGGTGGCGATTTTCGTGATATCCGCCCTGGGCGGCTCCATGCGTTGTCGTTCGTGATCGTGGCGGTACTTTTCGGCCTGGAGCATCACCTTGTGGTGGCGGGTATGCTGGCAGGGGTTGCCTACAACGTCGTGTTGTACCGCACCGGCAGCGTGGCGCAGTGCGTGCTGTCGCATGCCGTGACCAACTCGTTGCTGGGGCTGTGGGTGCTGCTGACCGGAGCATGGACGTTCATGTAGTGTGGTGCCGGGACGCCCGGGAGTTCCGGTTTTTCCGGCAGGGGTGGAAGTAATGTCGAAGCAGGGCAGGGATGCATGCACCCCTGCCCTGCTTCGTTTGTATGTCCGCGCGGACCAGCAGGGGCGGTCCCCACGGTGGCCGTGCGCACGGTTATCCGGACGGCGGATGGGGAGTGCTGGAATGCCGGGAGCCGCAATGAAAGGAGCAGGGCCTGTTTCGGCCCTGCTCCCGCATGCTGGAGATGAAGTGGCTACAGTCTGGCGCGGCGCCGGGCCAGGCCGGCAAGGCCGATCAGGCCAAGGCCCATCAGGATGACCGAGGTCGGTTCCGGGGTAGGCAGGGCCGTGATGGAGACGAAGGTATCCTGGATGTTGAACAGGCCTTCCTCGGTGATCCAGCCCACTGCGCCTTCCGGCAGCCCGAGCAAGACGCGGTAGACTTCGGGGATCAGGCTGAAGGAGTTTTCGAAGCTGAACACGTAGTCGATTCCTTCGTAATGGAACGTTTCGGTGGTCGCTTCTGGGTTCAGCAGTACGAAGACGTCGTCTTCGGTGGCCGCATCGCCGTTGGTGGTCTCGAAGAAGGCGAATTCGAGCAGGGTGGAGAATACCGGCAACGTGACGCCACCCTCGGGCGTCAGGGTCAGAATGGCGCGCAGGATGCCCGATTCGAGTTGGATGGAGCCGCCGGTGATGACGTTGTTGTCATGGGTCAACTGCATGCCGAGTTCGTTGGGGCCATCAGTGATCAGGGTGCCGGACGTGGCGATAATGCCGATGGAGCTGACCGGGGCGTTGGGGGACAGCGAGTAGACCGGACCCGGGCCGGACCAGATGTAGTTGCCCCATGAAAGGCTGCTGTATCCTTCGACGGTTGCGGGCGGGTCCACCGGGATGCCCTGGTCGAAGCTGTACGTGAGCAGCTTGGCGCCGGTGCCGGTGATGCCCTGGGTCGGATTGTCGTAGTCGCCCGACGTGCCGACGGTTGTCTGCCAACTGACGAATGCGCCGTCGACCGTGTAGTCCCACGACGTGATGGGGCTTGCCGAGGCGCTTACGACCATCAGGGCCGTCAATATGAACGCACCGCAAAGGGGTATGAGCCTGCTCTTCATCATGCTGCTCCTTCTCGTAGATGAAATATCCCCGGACACGGGGAATGCCCTGTATAAGCAAGGGGCATTCCAAGACGGTACTTGCGTTTGTTGCCGGTGTATTATTGCAGCTTTCAAGGCAGGTCACATTGCGGAAGTGTTAAAGTGTCCGACAGGTGCGAAGGTTGTGCGAGCCATTGGCCCTGCGTGGCCGCCAAGGGGAGTGGAATGCGGCTGTCGGGCATGTGTCGCTTTTACCGACAGGTGTCGGAAATCGGCAAGGCGCAGGAGAAGGGCGACACGCGGGGAACGCGGGGGCTGGGTGCGTCAGGCCCGCATGATGCGGGCGAGGGGATGGCGGAATGTCCTGTTCCGGATGGGCCGGGCAAGCCCCACGCGGAACAGCATGAGCGGTGTCATGCCATCTGGGTGGGGCAGGGCGGAGCGGACAATGCCCCATGCCTTATCCAGCAACGCGGCATGGGTTGGTGAAAGGGTCTCCCGTTCGCCCAGCAGCAGCCGCAGGTTGAGCAGGGGCAGCGCTGCCAGGGGCTGCATGGCGTAGCCCATGTGCTCAAGGCCGCACCACACGCGTTGCCACGCCATGCCCGCCCGCAGCCATGCGGGGTCATCGGTTCCGTGGGCCAGCAGCAATGCGACTCCGCCGCTTTGCAGCACGCCGCGCGCGCTGTGCAACGGCATCAGCCTGCCGAGTCCCGTCATGTTGGCGACGTGCATGACGGCCCACGGCCTGATCAGGCGCAGGTATGCCTCGCCTGCAAACCCGGCATGCAGATTGCGCAACGGCAGGCCGTCGCCGTAAGGGCCGGTTTTCGGGGCGAAGCGGATGAACCGCATCAGGTGCTCGTGCATGTCGCGCCGTTCGACGCGCACCCTGTCGGCCAGATACACGGCGTGGGCCAGTCGGCGCAGTTGCCTGCGGTCCGTGGTCCATGCAAGGGCGGCGTCCCGGTTTTCGCCAGCCATGTGGTCCAGCCGTTCCCGCACCTCTTCCGGCACGGGGCGGGTGGCATACATGCGGCGATTGGTATGACGGCGCCAGAGCGCGGCATCCATGATCTCGTGAAAGGCTCCCCCCAGGGGGGTGCAGTGCAGCGTGGCGACAAGGTCGTTGTCGCCTTCGTCCGGAAAAATGTCGGGGGTCGTGTCAAGGCCAAGGCTGCCCGCAGCATACACGGCATTCTGCACGGCCGCCCCGCAAGCCAGAAGCGTTGCCACCTGTCTGTAGTTGAAGAACGACGTGTCCTCTGCGCGTGCGGCGTAGATGTGCAGGTCGGCCTCGTGCATGTGGATGCGCCACGGCTGCACGTTGTCGCCCGAAGGGGCCTGGCCTGCTGCGCGCGCCATGTAGGTCAGTGCTTCGTGCGATACGGGCTGCTGGATGGCGGCAACCCCAGGGTGCGAGGGGGGAACGGCCCCGACCGGCTGGGGCTCCAGGAATAGTGTCCGCGCCACCTTCAGCTTCAGGCGCTGCCACGGCGAACGCAGTCCGTGCGTAAGCCTGCCTTGCCGGAACGTGCGCGTGTACGGGTCGAATTGTCGGAAGCCTGGTGCGGCTGACAGGCCCTTCCTGCCCAGCAGGATGCGCATGGCCTCTGTCGCGGCCATGCCTGCGCAGATGTGGCAGGCGATGTCCAGCGAAGGGCCTCTGCGGTCTGGCAGGCTGACGAAGCGCCTGTCCATGTATCCGAGTTGCGTCGGGCGAGGGGCAAGCCCCATGCCAAAGCGCAAATACGCTTCCGTGCTGTCGGTTTCATCCGTTATGTCGAAATATTCGTCGAAGTTCATGCCGCCCGGCATGAACGCCAGCAGGGCGCAGGAATGCCCAAGCGGAGCGGCAGTGATCACTGGTATGCCAAGTTCGAGTGCTCGGTTGAACATCTTGCGGCGGGTATTCAACTCGAAGAAATCCAGGCCGTCGACAACGATATCCACGTCTTTGAGAAAAGTGTCCAGGTTGTCCGGAGTGATGCCCTCCGGAAAGGTGCGG
It encodes:
- a CDS encoding ThiF family adenylyltransferase is translated as MLYIQALSDIQHLSKKLSQPSRWHETGFLSPTASATRNCHPTIETAMPASIDKRRTIRIRRSSLLDCNLEGLDKPAIKTAETLDEYTRAFRLVYDEYLQSNYTHPHHSCMHYNIWSMLPKTSVFIFKSAQDVVCTLTHIVDSEAFGLPMDSIYKPEIDTLRAQGRKIIEVGSLVTQRMRRWSNMLMYLAKAMFQYSMIINANDIVITVNPKHVRFYKDIFLFKEFGETRHYDYVNAPAVALRINLDEAVDELKQKYSTDGDFETSNLYSFFVRMNNTDNVVARVQEGNSAQKNLPLDPLCVHYLLQQRPELLDSLDEGQRNYMESVYPQALSEHFSTPPPEPARSHQLDMLKLGNRDSYADTAFCRNLGLVNYAEQRRLLRARVAIAGLGGVGGSHLMTLVRTGIGNFNLAEFDAFSPVNVNRQYGADSASFGRSKLDVMVEHGLGVNPFLDIRTFPEGITPDNLDTFLKDVDIVVDGLDFFELNTRRKMFNRALELGIPVITAAPLGHSCALLAFMPGGMNFDEYFDITDETDSTEAYLRFGMGLAPRPTQLGYMDRRFVSLPDRRGPSLDIACHICAGMAATEAMRILLGRKGLSAAPGFRQFDPYTRTFRQGRLTHGLRSPWQRLKLKVARTLFLEPQPVGAVPPSHPGVAAIQQPVSHEALTYMARAAGQAPSGDNVQPWRIHMHEADLHIYAARAEDTSFFNYRQVATLLACGAAVQNAVYAAGSLGLDTTPDIFPDEGDNDLVATLHCTPLGGAFHEIMDAALWRRHTNRRMYATRPVPEEVRERLDHMAGENRDAALAWTTDRRQLRRLAHAVYLADRVRVERRDMHEHLMRFIRFAPKTGPYGDGLPLRNLHAGFAGEAYLRLIRPWAVMHVANMTGLGRLMPLHSARGVLQSGGVALLLAHGTDDPAWLRAGMAWQRVWCGLEHMGYAMQPLAALPLLNLRLLLGERETLSPTHAALLDKAWGIVRSALPHPDGMTPLMLFRVGLARPIRNRTFRHPLARIMRA